Proteins from a genomic interval of Pseudomonas asplenii:
- a CDS encoding ABC transporter permease encodes MLSPYMSPVERVWFYSLRILCGLILLFLVLPVLVIIPLSFNAGSFLVYPLQGFSLHWYQDFFASAEWMRALKNSIIVAPAATALAMIFGTLAAIGLTRGDFPGKPLVMALVISPMVVPVVIIGVASYLFFAPLGLGNSFLSLIVVHAVLGVPFVIITVSATLQGFNHNLVRAAASLGASPLTAFRRVTLPLIAPGVISGALFAFATSFDEVVVTLFLAGPEQATLPRQMFSGIRENLSPTIAAAATLLIAFSVILLLTLEWLRGRSEKLRTAQV; translated from the coding sequence ATGCTCAGTCCGTACATGTCGCCCGTCGAGCGGGTCTGGTTCTACAGCTTGCGCATTCTGTGCGGGTTGATCCTGTTGTTCCTGGTCCTGCCGGTGCTGGTGATCATTCCGTTGTCGTTCAATGCCGGCAGTTTCCTGGTCTATCCACTGCAGGGTTTCTCCCTGCACTGGTATCAGGACTTCTTCGCCTCCGCCGAGTGGATGCGGGCCCTCAAGAACAGCATCATTGTTGCCCCGGCGGCGACGGCGCTGGCGATGATCTTCGGTACCCTGGCGGCCATCGGCCTGACTCGGGGTGATTTTCCTGGCAAGCCGCTGGTCATGGCCCTGGTGATTTCGCCGATGGTGGTCCCGGTGGTGATCATCGGAGTTGCCAGCTACCTGTTCTTTGCCCCACTGGGACTGGGTAACAGCTTCCTGTCACTGATCGTGGTGCATGCGGTATTGGGTGTGCCGTTTGTGATCATCACGGTTTCGGCAACCTTGCAGGGCTTCAACCACAACCTGGTGCGCGCCGCAGCCAGCCTGGGGGCATCGCCACTGACGGCGTTTCGCCGGGTGACCCTGCCGTTGATTGCACCAGGGGTGATTTCCGGGGCGTTGTTCGCCTTCGCGACCTCCTTCGATGAAGTGGTGGTGACGCTGTTCCTCGCCGGCCCCGAGCAGGCAACGTTGCCACGGCAGATGTTCAGTGGCATCCGCGAGAACCTCAGCCCGACCATTGCGGCCGCTGCGACGTTGCTGATTGCCTTCTCGGTGATCCTGCTGCTGACCCTGGAATGGTTGCGGGGCCGCAGCGAGAAACTGCGTACTGCCCAAGTCTGA
- a CDS encoding ABC transporter ATP-binding protein, producing the protein MSEVDSSAGAKDILVSFRGVQKSYDGENLIVKDLNLDIRKGEFLTLLGPSGSGKTTSLMMLAGFETPTAGEIQLAGRSINNVPPHKRDIGMVFQNYALFPHMTVAENLAFPLSVRGLSKTDISERVKRVLGMVQLDKFAQRYPAQLSGGQQQRVALARALVFEPQLVLMDEPLGALDKQLREHMQMEIKHLHQRLGVTVVYVTHDQGEALTMSDRVAVFHQGEIQQIAPPRTLYEEPCNTFVANFIGENNRLSGRLHSHTGDRCVVELGRGEKVEALAVNVGKAGEPVTLSIRPERISLNGSSESCVNRFSGRVAEFIYLGDHVRVRLEVCGKTDFFVKQPIAELDPALAVGDVVPLGWQVEHVRALDPLLDAG; encoded by the coding sequence ATGAGCGAGGTTGATTCAAGTGCTGGGGCCAAGGACATCCTGGTCAGCTTTCGTGGCGTGCAGAAGAGCTACGATGGCGAGAACCTGATCGTCAAGGACCTCAACCTGGACATTCGCAAGGGCGAATTTCTTACCCTGCTCGGGCCTTCCGGTTCCGGCAAGACCACCAGCCTGATGATGCTGGCCGGGTTTGAAACCCCGACCGCCGGCGAGATCCAACTGGCCGGCCGCTCCATCAACAACGTGCCACCGCACAAGCGTGATATCGGCATGGTGTTCCAGAACTATGCACTGTTCCCGCACATGACCGTGGCCGAGAACCTGGCGTTCCCGCTGAGCGTGCGCGGTCTGAGCAAGACCGACATCAGCGAGCGGGTCAAGCGCGTGCTCGGCATGGTCCAGCTCGACAAGTTCGCCCAGCGTTATCCGGCGCAGTTGTCCGGTGGCCAGCAGCAGCGGGTGGCGTTGGCCCGGGCGCTGGTGTTCGAACCGCAGCTGGTGCTGATGGACGAACCGCTGGGTGCGCTGGACAAGCAGTTGCGCGAACACATGCAGATGGAAATCAAGCACCTGCACCAGCGCCTCGGTGTGACCGTGGTCTACGTGACCCACGACCAGGGCGAAGCCCTGACCATGTCCGACCGGGTGGCGGTGTTCCATCAGGGCGAGATCCAGCAGATTGCGCCGCCACGTACCCTGTACGAAGAGCCGTGCAATACCTTCGTCGCCAACTTCATCGGCGAGAACAACCGTCTGAGCGGACGCCTGCACAGTCATACCGGCGACCGCTGCGTGGTCGAGCTGGGCCGTGGCGAGAAGGTCGAGGCATTGGCGGTCAATGTCGGCAAGGCTGGCGAGCCGGTGACCCTGTCGATTCGCCCCGAGCGCATCAGCCTCAACGGTTCCAGCGAATCCTGCGTCAATCGTTTCTCCGGACGCGTGGCTGAATTCATCTATCTGGGCGACCACGTTCGTGTCCGCCTGGAAGTCTGCGGCAAAACCGACTTTTTCGTGAAACAACCCATCGCCGAGCTCGACCCGGCGCTGGCGGTCGGCGATGTCGTTCCCCTTGGCTGGCAGGTCGAGCACGTTCGTGCGCTGGACCCGTTGCTCGACGCCGGCTGA
- the trpE gene encoding anthranilate synthase component I translates to MTREEFLRLAAAGYNRIPLACETLADFDTPLSIYLKLADQPNSYLLESVQGGEKWGRYSIIGLPCRTVLRVHDHQVRVTHDGVEVEACEAEDPLAFVEAFKARYNVPTIPGLPRFNGGLVGYFGYDCVRYVEKRLGKCPNPDPLGVPDILLMVSDAVVVFDNLAGKMHAIVLADPAQENAYEQGQARLQQLLEQLRQPITPRRGLELDRPPAADPVFRSSFTQGDYERAVDTIKEYILAGDCMQVVPSQRMSIDFKAAPIDLYRALRCFNPTPYMYFFNFGDFHVVGSSPEVLVRVEDNLITVRPIAGTRPRGATEEADRALEEDLLSDDKEIAEHLMLIDLGRNDTGRVSEIGSVKLTEKMVIERYSNVMHIVSNVTGQLKNGLTSMDALRAILPAGTLSGAPKIRAMEIIDELEPVKRGVYGGAVGYYAWNGNMDTAIAIRTAVIKDGELHVQAGGGIVADSVPALEWEETLNKRRAMFRAVALAEQTPASDA, encoded by the coding sequence ATGACCCGCGAAGAATTCCTGCGTTTGGCCGCTGCCGGCTACAACCGCATCCCGCTTGCCTGCGAAACCCTGGCCGACTTCGATACCCCGCTGTCGATCTATCTGAAACTGGCCGACCAGCCCAACTCCTACCTGCTCGAGTCGGTGCAGGGCGGCGAGAAATGGGGTCGTTATTCGATCATTGGCCTGCCATGCCGCACCGTGTTGCGGGTGCATGATCACCAGGTCCGTGTCACCCACGACGGCGTCGAGGTCGAAGCGTGCGAGGCCGAAGACCCATTGGCTTTCGTCGAGGCCTTCAAGGCGCGTTACAACGTCCCGACCATTCCTGGTTTGCCACGTTTCAACGGCGGCCTGGTGGGGTACTTCGGTTATGACTGCGTGCGTTATGTGGAAAAACGCCTGGGCAAGTGTCCGAACCCCGATCCACTGGGCGTACCGGACATTCTGCTGATGGTGTCCGATGCCGTGGTGGTGTTCGACAACCTGGCTGGCAAGATGCACGCCATCGTCCTGGCCGATCCGGCGCAGGAGAATGCCTACGAGCAGGGCCAGGCGCGCCTGCAGCAGTTGCTTGAACAGTTGCGCCAGCCGATCACCCCGCGTCGCGGCCTCGAACTGGATCGCCCACCGGCGGCCGACCCGGTGTTCCGTTCCAGTTTCACCCAGGGTGACTACGAGCGCGCGGTCGATACCATCAAGGAATATATCCTGGCCGGCGACTGCATGCAGGTGGTGCCGTCGCAGCGCATGTCCATCGACTTCAAGGCCGCTCCCATCGATCTGTACCGGGCGCTGCGCTGCTTCAACCCGACGCCGTACATGTACTTCTTCAATTTCGGTGATTTCCACGTAGTCGGCAGCTCGCCGGAAGTGCTGGTGCGGGTCGAAGACAACCTGATCACCGTCCGGCCAATCGCTGGTACCCGTCCGCGTGGCGCCACCGAAGAGGCCGACCGGGCGCTGGAGGAGGACCTGCTGTCGGATGACAAGGAAATCGCCGAACACCTGATGCTGATCGACCTGGGCCGCAACGATACCGGTCGGGTTTCCGAGATCGGTTCGGTGAAGCTCACCGAGAAGATGGTGATCGAACGTTATTCCAACGTGATGCACATCGTCTCCAACGTCACCGGCCAGCTCAAGAATGGCCTGACCTCCATGGATGCACTGCGGGCGATCCTGCCGGCCGGTACGTTGTCCGGAGCGCCGAAGATCCGTGCCATGGAAATCATCGACGAGCTGGAACCGGTCAAGCGCGGCGTGTATGGCGGCGCGGTCGGTTACTACGCCTGGAACGGCAACATGGATACCGCGATTGCCATTCGTACCGCGGTGATCAAGGACGGCGAGCTGCACGTGCAGGCCGGTGGCGGCATCGTCGCCGACTCGGTACCGGCGCTGGAATGGGAAGAAACGCTGAACAAGCGTCGCGCGATGTTCCGTGCGGTTGCCCTTGCTGAACAAACCCCCGCGTCCGACGCCTGA
- a CDS encoding ABC transporter permease: protein MAITVPLNEGTSPTLKQRLARAERVNRWKAQALIAPLVLFLLLVFLVPIVALLYKSVGNPEVVNALPRTVAAVSAWDGKGLPGEAVYKVLGEELSEARKNQSLGDLSKRLNMELAGYRSLLTKTARSLPFKAEPASYKDALEALDERWGDPAYWQAIRRNTSSITPYYLLAAVDHRIDDLGELAPATPDQAIYLDIFARTFWMGLVITAICLVLAYPLAYLLANLPARKSNLLMILVLLPFWTSILVRVAAWIVLLQSGGLINSALMAMGVIDKPLELVFNRTGVYISMVHILLPFMILPIYSVMKGISPTYMRAAISLGCHPFASFWRVYFPQTYAGVGAGCLLVFILAIGYYITPALLGSPNDQMVSYFVAFYTNTSINWGMATALGGLLLLATVVLYLIYSRLVGASRLSLG from the coding sequence ATGGCCATCACCGTTCCTCTGAACGAGGGGACCAGTCCCACCCTGAAGCAGCGCCTGGCGCGTGCCGAGCGGGTCAACCGCTGGAAGGCCCAGGCCCTGATCGCGCCGCTGGTGCTGTTCCTGCTGTTGGTGTTCCTGGTACCGATCGTTGCACTGCTCTACAAGAGCGTCGGCAACCCCGAGGTGGTCAATGCCCTGCCGCGTACCGTGGCGGCCGTGTCGGCCTGGGACGGTAAAGGCCTGCCTGGCGAAGCGGTGTACAAGGTCCTCGGTGAAGAGCTGAGTGAGGCCCGCAAGAATCAGAGCCTGGGCGATCTGTCCAAGCGCCTGAACATGGAACTGGCCGGCTATCGCAGCCTGCTGACCAAGACTGCTCGTTCCCTGCCGTTCAAGGCCGAGCCGGCCTCCTACAAGGATGCCCTGGAAGCGCTCGATGAACGTTGGGGCGATCCGGCGTACTGGCAGGCGATCCGCCGCAATACCAGTAGCATCACCCCCTATTACCTGCTGGCGGCTGTCGATCACCGTATCGACGACCTCGGCGAACTGGCCCCGGCTACTCCTGACCAGGCCATCTATCTCGATATCTTTGCTCGCACGTTCTGGATGGGGCTGGTGATCACCGCGATCTGTCTGGTCCTGGCGTACCCGTTGGCCTACCTGTTGGCGAATCTGCCAGCGCGCAAAAGCAACCTGTTGATGATCCTCGTGCTGTTGCCGTTCTGGACCTCGATCCTGGTACGCGTCGCGGCCTGGATCGTGCTGCTGCAGTCGGGCGGCCTGATCAACAGTGCGCTGATGGCCATGGGCGTGATCGACAAACCGTTGGAGCTGGTGTTCAACCGCACCGGGGTCTACATCTCCATGGTGCACATCCTGCTCCCGTTCATGATCCTGCCGATCTACAGCGTGATGAAAGGCATCTCGCCGACTTACATGCGCGCGGCGATTTCCCTGGGTTGCCATCCGTTCGCCAGTTTCTGGCGGGTGTATTTCCCGCAGACCTATGCCGGTGTGGGCGCCGGCTGCCTGTTGGTGTTCATTTTGGCGATCGGCTACTACATCACCCCCGCGCTGTTGGGCAGCCCGAACGATCAGATGGTCAGCTATTTCGTCGCCTTCTACACCAACACCAGCATCAACTGGGGCATGGCGACGGCGCTGGGCGGCCTGCTGCTGCTGGCAACCGTGGTGCTGTACCTGATCTACAGCCGGCTGGTGGGCGCGAGCCGCCTGAGCCTGGGTTAA
- a CDS encoding ABC transporter substrate-binding protein: MLKSLKFSALAVGLMCAANVMAATDLTVVSFGGANKAAQVKAFYAPWEAQAGNGKIVAGEYNGEMAKIKAMVDTKSVSWDLVEVESPELSRGCDEDMFEQLDPALFGKSEDYVKGAIQPCGVGFFVWSTVLAYNADKLASAPASWADFWDTKKFPGKRGLRKGAKYTLEFALMADGVAPKDVYKVLAGKDGQDRAFKKLDELKPYIQWWEAGAQPPQYLASGDVVMSSAYNGRIAAVQKESNLKVVWNGGIYDFDAWAIPKGLDKARADVAKKFIAFSVMPQQQKTYSENIAYGPANTQAVPLLAKDILKDMPTTPENIANQVQIDVSFWADNGEQLEQRFNAWAAK, translated from the coding sequence ATGCTCAAATCCCTGAAATTCAGCGCCCTCGCAGTAGGGCTGATGTGCGCGGCAAATGTCATGGCGGCGACCGACCTGACCGTGGTGTCCTTTGGTGGCGCGAACAAGGCGGCCCAGGTCAAGGCGTTCTACGCACCTTGGGAAGCCCAGGCGGGCAATGGCAAGATCGTTGCCGGCGAATACAACGGCGAAATGGCCAAGATCAAGGCCATGGTCGACACCAAGAGCGTGTCCTGGGACCTGGTCGAGGTCGAGTCGCCTGAGCTGTCCCGTGGCTGTGACGAAGACATGTTCGAGCAACTGGACCCTGCGTTGTTCGGCAAGAGCGAAGACTACGTCAAGGGCGCCATCCAGCCTTGTGGCGTAGGTTTCTTCGTCTGGTCGACGGTGCTGGCCTACAACGCCGATAAACTCGCCTCCGCACCCGCCAGCTGGGCCGACTTCTGGGATACCAAGAAATTCCCGGGCAAACGTGGCCTGCGCAAGGGCGCCAAGTACACCCTGGAATTCGCTCTGATGGCCGACGGTGTTGCGCCGAAAGACGTCTACAAGGTGCTGGCCGGCAAGGATGGCCAGGATCGCGCGTTCAAGAAGCTCGACGAACTCAAGCCGTACATCCAGTGGTGGGAAGCCGGTGCCCAGCCGCCGCAATATCTCGCTTCCGGTGACGTGGTGATGAGCTCGGCCTACAACGGCCGGATCGCTGCGGTACAGAAGGAAAGCAACCTGAAGGTGGTGTGGAACGGCGGGATCTACGACTTCGATGCCTGGGCCATTCCGAAGGGCCTGGACAAGGCGCGTGCCGATGTCGCGAAGAAATTCATCGCCTTCTCGGTCATGCCGCAGCAGCAGAAGACCTACTCGGAAAACATCGCCTACGGCCCAGCCAACACCCAGGCGGTACCGCTGCTGGCCAAGGACATCCTCAAGGATATGCCGACCACTCCGGAAAACATCGCCAACCAGGTGCAGATCGACGTCAGCTTCTGGGCTGATAACGGCGAGCAACTGGAGCAGCGCTTCAACGCCTGGGCGGCCAAGTAA
- a CDS encoding response regulator, which produces MIRVLVAEDHTIVREGIKQLIGLAKDLQVVGEASNGEQLLEALRHTPCEVVLLDISMPGVNGLEAIPRIRALNDPPAILVLSMHDEAQMAARALKVGAAGYATKDSDPSLLLTAIRKVAAGGRYIDPDLADRMVFEVGLTDSRPLHALLSEREFSVFERLAQGANVNDIAHQLALSSKTISTHKARLMQKLNITSLAELVKYAMEHKLL; this is translated from the coding sequence GTGATCCGCGTATTGGTAGCCGAAGACCACACCATCGTCCGCGAGGGTATCAAGCAACTGATCGGTCTGGCCAAGGACCTGCAGGTGGTGGGTGAGGCGAGTAATGGCGAACAGTTGCTGGAAGCCTTGCGGCATACGCCCTGCGAGGTGGTGCTACTGGATATCTCCATGCCTGGGGTGAACGGCCTGGAGGCGATTCCGCGGATTCGTGCGTTGAACGATCCCCCGGCTATCCTGGTGCTGTCCATGCATGACGAGGCGCAGATGGCGGCTCGGGCGCTCAAGGTCGGCGCAGCCGGGTATGCCACCAAGGACAGTGATCCATCCCTGTTGTTGACGGCCATTCGCAAGGTCGCGGCGGGTGGGCGTTATATCGATCCGGATCTGGCCGATCGGATGGTCTTCGAGGTCGGCCTGACCGACTCCCGACCCTTGCATGCGTTGCTGTCGGAACGCGAGTTTTCGGTGTTTGAACGCCTGGCCCAGGGCGCCAACGTGAACGACATCGCCCACCAACTGGCCTTGAGCAGCAAGACCATCAGTACCCACAAGGCCCGGTTGATGCAGAAACTCAACATCACCTCGCTGGCCGAACTGGTGAAATACGCCATGGAGCACAAATTGCTCTGA
- a CDS encoding PAS domain-containing sensor histidine kinase, with translation MSRIMRFCCLWVIGWLCLPLMAWAAPAPAASDLSLSGEQRHWLDGHRQLRVGLVLQAPYAQYDRRLQRLSGANVELMQWLAATMKVALTWRNFPDQAHLEKALQDDEIDIAPGLTQTPAGLRLWLFSDPYMRVPQLVVGERNGAGAVELEKLDSQTRVAVRMPSVIADYLRSTYSNLNLQGVPMERQALQLLLSQQARYAVVDEAQLSRLSTEEEFAGLAVVGDIGLPQLLRVATRRDWPQLAGIVEKALHAIPARDLDQLHLRWLQPKYPRLSASPGFWLNLCLLLLVMFLACLAIVFWLRRQQRALEQALLTAREDLARREASEEALRLTQFSIDQSTVGILWVNWDSHVRYANRAAEDMLGYPPGALFDRPLIDFEPNLHMDRWLNLWKRARATDEAPQSFETQCLRADGSVLPADVSLSFLRFRDGEYLVVYLNDVTERRRALAALQESEARLKGIAANVPGLVFRLERVPQTGELYFPYISEGSDSLVGHAPATLRRQEIGLRSVVHPDDRADYHRVQDLAIDSSSDWSWQGRIVTREGRQRWAEIKAITRRLADGTMVWDGIVWDISESKRIELELASSREQLRELSAHLESVREEEKARIAREVHDELGQMLTVLKLETSMCELAYAELDPGLNERLNSMKKLIAQLFQLVRDVATALRPPILDAGIASAIEWQARRFEARTQIPCLVQVPENLPALSDAKATGLFRILQEALTNVMRHAQAHTVELTLVIDGSDLCLTISDDGVGFAAQSGRPTSFGVVGMRERVLMLGGTLSLQSSVGEGTTLSVRVPLDLPQAM, from the coding sequence ATGAGTCGAATCATGCGTTTTTGCTGTCTGTGGGTTATCGGCTGGCTGTGTCTTCCCTTGATGGCCTGGGCCGCGCCGGCACCTGCCGCGAGCGATCTGTCATTGTCCGGCGAGCAGCGCCATTGGCTTGATGGGCACCGGCAACTGCGTGTCGGTCTGGTGCTGCAGGCGCCTTACGCGCAGTACGATCGACGCCTTCAGCGGCTGTCGGGGGCGAATGTCGAACTGATGCAGTGGTTGGCCGCGACGATGAAGGTCGCGCTGACCTGGCGAAACTTCCCCGACCAGGCACACCTGGAGAAGGCCCTGCAGGACGATGAGATCGATATCGCCCCCGGCTTGACCCAGACACCGGCCGGCTTGCGCCTGTGGTTGTTCTCCGACCCCTATATGCGGGTGCCGCAGTTGGTCGTCGGCGAGCGTAATGGGGCCGGGGCTGTCGAGTTGGAGAAGCTCGACAGCCAGACCCGGGTCGCCGTGCGCATGCCCAGTGTCATCGCCGATTATTTGCGCAGTACCTACAGCAACCTCAACTTGCAGGGTGTGCCGATGGAGCGCCAGGCCCTGCAATTGCTGTTGAGCCAGCAGGCTCGTTATGCGGTGGTCGACGAGGCCCAGCTCAGTCGCCTGTCTACCGAGGAGGAGTTTGCCGGGCTGGCGGTGGTTGGTGATATCGGTCTGCCGCAGTTGTTGCGGGTGGCGACCCGGCGCGACTGGCCACAATTGGCGGGTATCGTCGAGAAAGCCCTGCATGCGATACCGGCCCGGGATCTCGATCAACTTCATCTGCGCTGGCTGCAGCCCAAGTACCCGCGTCTGTCGGCGTCGCCGGGATTCTGGCTGAACCTTTGCCTGCTGTTGCTGGTGATGTTTCTGGCCTGTCTGGCGATCGTGTTCTGGTTGCGTCGCCAGCAGCGTGCTCTTGAACAGGCTCTGCTGACCGCCCGCGAGGATCTGGCCCGACGCGAGGCCAGCGAGGAGGCCTTGCGTCTGACCCAGTTCTCCATCGACCAGAGCACCGTGGGCATCCTCTGGGTCAACTGGGACAGTCATGTGCGTTACGCCAACCGGGCGGCCGAGGACATGCTCGGCTATCCCCCCGGCGCGTTGTTCGACCGGCCGCTGATCGACTTCGAGCCGAACCTGCACATGGACCGCTGGCTGAACCTGTGGAAGCGCGCCCGGGCCACTGACGAGGCCCCGCAGAGCTTCGAGACCCAATGCCTGCGCGCCGACGGCAGTGTCCTGCCTGCGGATGTGTCCCTGAGCTTTCTGCGTTTTCGTGATGGCGAGTACCTGGTGGTCTATCTCAATGATGTCACCGAGCGGCGTCGTGCCCTGGCTGCGCTGCAGGAGAGCGAGGCCCGGCTCAAGGGCATCGCGGCCAACGTCCCGGGCCTGGTGTTCCGCCTGGAGCGGGTGCCGCAGACCGGCGAGCTGTATTTCCCGTATATCAGTGAAGGCAGCGACAGTCTGGTGGGCCATGCACCCGCAACCCTGCGGCGGCAGGAGATCGGCCTGCGCAGCGTCGTCCATCCGGATGATCGGGCCGATTATCATCGTGTTCAGGACCTGGCAATCGATTCCAGCAGCGACTGGTCCTGGCAGGGGCGCATCGTGACCCGCGAAGGCCGGCAACGCTGGGCCGAGATCAAGGCCATCACCCGTCGCCTGGCAGACGGCACGATGGTCTGGGACGGTATTGTCTGGGACATCAGCGAAAGCAAGCGGATCGAGTTGGAACTGGCCAGTTCGCGCGAGCAACTGCGTGAGCTGTCGGCGCACCTGGAAAGTGTCCGGGAAGAGGAGAAGGCCCGTATCGCCCGGGAAGTCCACGATGAACTGGGGCAGATGCTGACGGTGCTCAAGCTGGAAACGTCCATGTGCGAGCTGGCCTATGCAGAGCTGGACCCTGGGCTGAACGAGCGCCTTAACAGCATGAAGAAGCTGATCGCGCAGTTGTTCCAGTTGGTGCGCGATGTCGCGACTGCCCTGCGTCCGCCGATTCTCGACGCAGGCATTGCCTCGGCGATCGAATGGCAGGCCAGGCGTTTCGAGGCAAGAACGCAGATCCCGTGCCTGGTCCAGGTGCCGGAAAACCTGCCGGCGCTCAGCGATGCCAAGGCCACCGGGCTGTTCCGGATTCTTCAGGAGGCGCTGACCAATGTCATGCGCCATGCCCAGGCGCATACTGTGGAACTGACGCTGGTGATCGATGGGAGTGACCTGTGTCTGACCATCAGCGATGACGGCGTGGGATTTGCTGCCCAGAGCGGTAGGCCGACTTCGTTCGGTGTAGTGGGCATGCGCGAGCGCGTGCTGATGCTGGGCGGCACTCTGTCGTTGCAAAGCAGCGTTGGCGAAGGCACGACCCTGAGCGTTCGTGTACCGTTGGATCTGCCGCAGGCCATGTGA
- a CDS encoding phosphoglycolate phosphatase, which translates to MSAFEQLFAGRLPKLVMFDLDGTLIDSVPDLAAAVDKMLLALGRPAAGLDAVREWVGNGAPVLVRRALAGGLDHSAVSESDAEQGLELFMEAYDGGHDRTTVYPGVRETLGWMQKQGVEMALITNKPERFVAPLLDEMKLGRFFRWIIGGDTLPQRKPDPAALFHVMKMAGIAASQSLFIGDSRSDVQAAKAAGVACIALSYGYNHGRPIAEEHPALVIDDLRELIPGCLEGGAELMSADCNQSPPGNAIVVVTRKLWMKVIKALARWRWRA; encoded by the coding sequence ATGAGCGCCTTCGAGCAGCTCTTCGCCGGAAGGCTGCCCAAGCTGGTGATGTTCGATCTGGATGGGACGTTGATCGACTCGGTACCGGATCTGGCGGCGGCCGTCGACAAGATGCTGCTCGCTCTGGGGCGGCCCGCCGCCGGCCTGGACGCGGTGCGTGAATGGGTCGGCAACGGCGCTCCGGTGCTGGTGCGTCGGGCGCTGGCTGGCGGTCTCGATCACTCGGCGGTGAGCGAAAGCGATGCCGAGCAAGGGCTGGAACTGTTCATGGAGGCCTACGACGGCGGCCATGACCGGACCACGGTCTACCCAGGCGTGCGCGAAACTCTGGGCTGGATGCAGAAGCAGGGTGTGGAAATGGCCCTGATCACCAACAAACCCGAACGTTTCGTTGCGCCGTTGCTCGATGAGATGAAATTGGGACGGTTCTTCCGCTGGATCATCGGCGGTGACACCCTGCCGCAACGCAAGCCCGATCCGGCGGCGTTGTTCCATGTGATGAAAATGGCCGGTATTGCGGCGTCGCAAAGTCTGTTCATCGGCGATTCGCGCAGCGATGTGCAGGCGGCCAAGGCTGCCGGAGTGGCCTGCATTGCACTCAGCTATGGCTACAACCATGGTCGACCGATCGCCGAAGAACACCCGGCGCTGGTCATCGACGATCTGCGCGAGCTGATTCCTGGTTGCCTGGAGGGCGGCGCTGAGCTAATGTCGGCGGACTGTAATCAATCCCCTCCTGGAAACGCCATCGTGGTGGTCACTCGCAAACTCTGGATGAAAGTCATCAAGGCCTTGGCCCGTTGGCGTTGGCGCGCCTGA
- the rpe gene encoding ribulose-phosphate 3-epimerase, with product MQPFAIAPSILSADFARLGEEVDNVLAAGADIVHFDVMDNHYVPNLTIGPMVCAALRKYGVTAPIDVHLMVSPVDRIIGDFIEAGATYITFHPEATLHVDRSLQLIRDGGCKAGLVFNPATPLDVLKYVMDKVDMVLLMSVNPGFGGQKFIPGTLDKLREARALIDASGRDIRLEIDGGVNVNNIREIAAAGADTFVAGSAIFNAADYREVIQKMRAELALARP from the coding sequence ATGCAGCCCTTCGCAATTGCTCCGTCGATTCTTTCTGCCGACTTCGCCCGCCTGGGTGAGGAAGTGGACAACGTCCTCGCCGCTGGCGCCGACATCGTGCATTTCGATGTCATGGACAACCACTACGTCCCCAACCTGACCATCGGCCCGATGGTCTGTGCGGCCCTGCGCAAGTACGGCGTGACCGCGCCGATCGATGTACACCTGATGGTCAGTCCGGTCGATCGCATCATCGGCGATTTCATCGAGGCCGGTGCGACCTATATCACCTTCCATCCCGAAGCCACTCTGCATGTCGACCGCTCCCTGCAACTGATCCGTGACGGTGGTTGCAAGGCCGGCCTGGTGTTCAACCCGGCGACCCCGCTGGATGTGCTCAAATACGTGATGGACAAGGTCGACATGGTCCTGCTGATGAGCGTCAACCCGGGTTTTGGCGGCCAGAAATTCATCCCCGGTACCCTCGACAAGCTGCGCGAGGCACGGGCGCTGATCGATGCCTCCGGGCGCGATATCCGCCTGGAAATCGACGGTGGGGTGAACGTGAACAACATTCGCGAAATCGCGGCGGCTGGCGCGGATACCTTCGTTGCCGGTTCGGCGATCTTCAACGCTGCGGACTACCGTGAAGTCATCCAGAAGATGCGCGCCGAACTGGCGCTGGCTCGTCCATGA